The Phycisphaerae bacterium genome contains a region encoding:
- a CDS encoding phosphatidate cytidylyltransferase, protein MLKWRLFFGAILIALLGAIFTLDGYFAGLPDPDTVSGTLLRDGFVLALFAAVLAAAGAFEFAQLVREAGYRPFSRLMVLAAMALAVIPVFSLQLQAYALDTAAVAAIILCFAFDAQIARRETQRAVAHVGVTIFGILYVGLLLSYIVKVRTDFGPLAVVVMVAAVKSGDMGAFFTGKAFGRHKLAPWLSPGKTIEGLIGALAASTIVTVICARAFAIPNLDWPAAAAIGLLLGLVGHFGDLIESLIKRDCGAKDSARMLPAFGGVLDLVDSVLPAGLIWYIILSNIQASTG, encoded by the coding sequence ATGCTCAAGTGGCGACTTTTCTTCGGCGCGATCCTCATCGCGCTGCTCGGTGCGATCTTCACGCTCGACGGCTACTTCGCCGGCCTGCCGGACCCGGACACCGTCTCGGGCACCCTCCTGCGCGACGGCTTTGTCCTCGCCCTCTTCGCCGCCGTCCTGGCCGCCGCAGGCGCCTTCGAATTCGCACAACTCGTCCGCGAAGCCGGCTACCGGCCCTTCAGCCGCCTGATGGTGCTCGCCGCCATGGCCCTGGCCGTCATTCCCGTCTTCTCCCTCCAGCTCCAAGCCTACGCCCTCGACACCGCAGCGGTGGCCGCCATTATACTGTGCTTTGCCTTCGACGCCCAGATCGCCCGCCGCGAAACCCAGCGGGCCGTCGCCCACGTCGGCGTCACCATCTTCGGCATCCTCTACGTCGGACTGCTCCTCTCCTACATCGTCAAGGTCCGGACCGACTTCGGACCCCTCGCCGTGGTCGTCATGGTCGCCGCCGTCAAGTCCGGCGACATGGGGGCCTTCTTCACCGGCAAAGCCTTCGGACGACACAAGCTGGCCCCGTGGCTCTCCCCGGGCAAGACCATCGAAGGCCTGATCGGAGCCCTCGCCGCCTCGACCATCGTCACCGTCATCTGCGCCCGCGCCTTCGCCATCCCCAACCTCGACTGGCCCGCCGCCGCCGCCATCGGACTGCTCCTGGGCCTGGTCGGCCACTTCGGCGACCTCATCGAGTCACTCATCAAGCGGGACTGCGGCGCCAAGGACTCCGCCCGCATGCTCCCAGCCTTCGGCGGCGTCCTCGATCTTGTCGATTCCGTCCTGCCCGCCGGTCTTATCTGGTATATAATTCTGAGTAATATACAGGCTTCAACCGGTTGA